A single Atopobiaceae bacterium DNA region contains:
- a CDS encoding DUF2974 domain-containing protein, whose amino-acid sequence MAHLLDYLDWYGDLDFDAVPFNEVDNLILSQVSYLDLSAVVPAGEPIDLSHAARAFADHTASEDLGPLLSPDLMDLLQRMASTGRRFSGATLSAYESVLDVATHEQFGAVVVGLADGSSYVSFRGTDASLVGWLEDCEMSYKVVPSQVHALDYLERVGAATSGPLHVGGHSKGGNLAAYATSRCSQAIRDRVVAVWCNDSPGFDEQVVPLASLEPIASRIHLFTPGYSVVGALFEHLADPVVVRSDGVGIMEHSAMDWRVMRGDLVRGERPGDGTVYVNKAFDQLLCSRDLTGRKKLLDDLYQALAVQGITSLDDMLSNGGAGLASTLASLQSLDDDDRKVMQDFLWGIAGGAMADAVAPAAKQLGDAVSGAIADARAGAQQLVADLKARSEETRDDDQPGLPAADEES is encoded by the coding sequence ATGGCACATCTGCTCGACTACCTCGACTGGTACGGAGACCTCGACTTCGATGCGGTCCCGTTCAACGAGGTCGACAACCTCATCCTGTCCCAGGTCTCCTATCTCGACCTCTCGGCTGTCGTCCCTGCAGGCGAGCCCATCGACCTGTCGCACGCTGCCCGGGCGTTCGCCGACCACACCGCGAGCGAGGACCTCGGGCCGCTCCTCTCGCCCGACCTCATGGACCTGCTCCAGCGCATGGCCTCCACAGGAAGGCGCTTCTCGGGGGCGACGTTGTCTGCATACGAGTCGGTCCTCGACGTCGCCACTCACGAGCAGTTCGGCGCGGTCGTCGTGGGTCTGGCCGACGGCAGCAGCTACGTCTCGTTCCGTGGGACCGACGCCTCGCTCGTAGGATGGCTCGAGGACTGCGAGATGAGCTACAAGGTGGTGCCGTCGCAGGTGCATGCCCTCGACTACCTCGAGCGAGTGGGTGCCGCGACCTCGGGGCCACTCCACGTGGGTGGCCACTCCAAGGGCGGCAACCTCGCCGCCTATGCCACGAGCCGCTGCTCGCAGGCGATCCGCGACCGCGTCGTCGCCGTGTGGTGCAACGACTCCCCCGGCTTCGACGAGCAGGTCGTCCCGCTTGCCAGCCTGGAGCCCATCGCCAGCAGGATCCACCTCTTCACGCCGGGATACTCCGTGGTGGGAGCCCTCTTCGAGCACCTGGCCGACCCCGTGGTGGTGAGGTCGGACGGCGTGGGCATCATGGAGCACAGCGCCATGGACTGGCGTGTCATGCGCGGCGACCTGGTGCGGGGCGAACGTCCAGGCGATGGCACCGTCTACGTGAACAAGGCCTTTGACCAGCTGCTCTGCTCACGTGACCTGACAGGGCGCAAGAAGTTGCTCGACGACCTCTACCAGGCCCTGGCCGTGCAGGGAATCACGTCGCTCGATGACATGCTCTCGAACGGCGGGGCCGGGCTGGCCTCGACGCTCGCCTCGCTGCAGTCGCTCGATGACGACGACCGCAAGGTCATGCAGGACTTCCTCTGGGGCATCGCGGGAGGTGCCATGGCCGATGCCGTGGCACCGGCGGCAAAGCAGCTGGGGGATGCCGTGAGCGGGGCCATCGCCGACGCGCGGGCCGGAGCGCAGCAGCTCGTGGCCGACCTCAAGGCCCGAAGCGAGGAGACGAGGGACGACGACCAGCCGGGACTTCCCGCAGCCGACGAGGAGTCTTAG
- a CDS encoding pyridoxal phosphate-dependent aminotransferase, with the protein MQALSTKTSQFTDSVIRRMTRVSNECGAINLSQGFPDFDPPEAITGRLAEVAHEGPHQYAITWGAQNFREALAAKQSPRMGIDIDPEKNIVVTCGSTEAMMCSVMTVANPGDNVVVFSPFYENYGADAILCGANPLYVELHAPDFTFDEAELERACARPGTKALILCNPSNPCGHVFSRAELDVIARIVERHDLYVITDEVYEHIVYAPYVHTYFASLPGMAERTLSCSSLSKTYSITGWRLGYVIAPEAICERLKKVHDFLTVGAAAPLMEAAVPGLQLPQSYYDDLLALYTHKRQLFCDGLRRLGLSIVEPQGAYYVMADISEAGYASDEEFAVELARRVGVGVVPGSCFFNAPENRFVRFHFAKSDAVLESALTALEGWQDKMRR; encoded by the coding sequence ATGCAAGCGCTCAGCACCAAGACCTCACAGTTCACCGACTCCGTGATCCGTCGCATGACGCGCGTCTCGAACGAGTGCGGCGCCATCAACCTCTCGCAGGGGTTCCCTGACTTCGACCCGCCCGAGGCCATCACTGGCCGCCTCGCCGAGGTGGCGCACGAGGGACCGCACCAGTACGCCATCACCTGGGGCGCGCAGAACTTCCGCGAGGCCCTGGCTGCCAAGCAGTCCCCGCGCATGGGGATCGACATCGACCCCGAGAAGAACATCGTCGTGACCTGCGGCTCCACCGAGGCCATGATGTGCTCGGTCATGACCGTGGCCAACCCTGGCGACAACGTGGTGGTCTTCTCGCCGTTCTATGAGAACTACGGGGCCGACGCCATCCTCTGTGGCGCGAACCCCCTCTATGTCGAGCTGCATGCCCCTGACTTCACCTTCGACGAGGCCGAGCTCGAGCGTGCCTGCGCCCGCCCCGGCACCAAGGCGCTCATCCTCTGCAACCCGTCGAACCCCTGCGGGCACGTCTTCTCGCGCGCGGAGCTCGACGTGATCGCCCGTATCGTGGAGCGCCACGACCTCTACGTCATCACCGACGAGGTCTACGAGCACATCGTCTACGCGCCATATGTGCACACCTACTTCGCGAGCCTGCCGGGCATGGCGGAGCGCACGCTGAGCTGCAGCTCGCTGTCGAAGACCTACTCGATCACGGGATGGCGGCTGGGGTATGTCATCGCGCCGGAGGCCATCTGCGAACGCCTCAAGAAGGTGCACGACTTCCTCACGGTGGGAGCCGCGGCCCCGCTCATGGAGGCGGCCGTCCCGGGGCTCCAGCTGCCGCAGTCCTACTACGACGACCTGCTCGCCCTCTATACGCACAAGCGTCAGCTCTTCTGCGATGGCCTGCGAAGGCTGGGGCTTTCGATCGTGGAGCCGCAGGGCGCCTACTACGTCATGGCCGACATCTCCGAGGCGGGCTATGCGTCCGACGAGGAGTTCGCCGTGGAGCTTGCGCGGCGGGTGGGCGTGGGCGTGGTGCCAGGTAGTTGCTTCTTCAATGCTCCTGAGAACCGCTTCGTGCGGTTCCACTTCGCCAAGAGCGACGCCGTGCTCGAGTCCGCGCTGACCGCGCTCGAGGGCTGGCAGGACAAGATGCGCAGGTAG
- a CDS encoding VTT domain-containing protein: protein MGFINGVISLLQNPKAAIAGWIAVSPFMAYGLIFLIVFIETGVVFFPFLPGDSLLFAAGFFAASGDLNIFALLGIAWAAAILGDQSNFFIGHFFGRKVIDSGKVKAMTPERIAKSEAFLDKWGKLAIFLGRFFPFIRTFVPFLAGMGGMKWHHFFAFNVLGGITWSTLFTLLGYFFGGIPVVQDHFELVIVGIVAVSVIPMIVGLVKAHLSSKKQASGKHAA, encoded by the coding sequence ATGGGCTTCATCAACGGTGTCATCAGCCTGCTCCAGAACCCCAAGGCTGCCATTGCCGGTTGGATCGCGGTCAGCCCGTTCATGGCATATGGGCTGATCTTCCTCATCGTGTTCATCGAGACGGGCGTGGTGTTCTTCCCGTTCCTGCCCGGTGACTCGCTGCTGTTCGCGGCGGGCTTCTTCGCGGCGAGCGGAGACCTCAACATCTTCGCGCTGCTGGGCATCGCCTGGGCGGCTGCCATCCTGGGCGACCAGTCCAACTTCTTCATCGGTCACTTCTTCGGCCGCAAGGTCATCGACTCGGGCAAGGTCAAGGCCATGACGCCCGAGAGGATCGCCAAGAGCGAGGCCTTTCTCGACAAGTGGGGCAAGCTCGCCATCTTCCTGGGCCGCTTCTTCCCGTTCATCCGCACGTTCGTGCCGTTCCTCGCGGGCATGGGCGGCATGAAGTGGCACCACTTCTTCGCCTTCAACGTCCTTGGTGGCATCACGTGGTCCACGCTGTTCACGCTGCTGGGCTACTTCTTCGGTGGCATCCCCGTGGTGCAGGACCACTTCGAGCTGGTCATCGTGGGCATCGTGGCAGTGTCCGTGATCCCGATGATCGTGGGCCTCGTCAAGGCGCACCTCTCCAGCAAGAAGCAGGCTTCTGGCAAGCACGCAGCGTAG